In Pleurocapsa sp. PCC 7319, the following are encoded in one genomic region:
- the infC gene encoding translation initiation factor IF-3, whose product MRDRRRSNSSRDLTKTNERIRFPNIRVIDSEGEQLGIITPKEALAIAQEKGLDLVLVSESADPPVCKIMDYGKYKYEQDKKQKEAKKKQHNADVKEVKMRYKIEEHDYNVRVKNAQRFLKSGDKVKATISFRGREIQHSRLAEDLLRRMAKDLEDYAEVQQSPKREGRNMMMMLSPKK is encoded by the coding sequence GTGAGAGATAGAAGACGCAGTAACAGTAGTCGCGATCTAACCAAAACTAACGAAAGAATTCGTTTCCCCAATATTCGTGTTATTGACTCTGAAGGTGAGCAATTAGGTATTATTACTCCGAAAGAGGCTCTGGCCATAGCGCAAGAAAAAGGCTTAGATTTGGTCTTGGTCAGCGAATCCGCAGATCCCCCGGTCTGTAAAATTATGGACTATGGGAAATATAAATACGAGCAAGATAAAAAACAAAAGGAAGCGAAGAAAAAACAGCATAACGCTGATGTTAAAGAAGTGAAGATGCGCTATAAAATCGAAGAGCATGATTATAATGTGCGCGTCAAAAATGCTCAACGTTTTCTTAAATCTGGAGATAAAGTCAAAGCTACTATTAGCTTCCGAGGAAGGGAAATTCAGCACTCCAGGTTGGCTGAAGACCTACTACGTCGTATGGCTAAAGATCTAGAAGATTATGCCGAAGTACAGCAATCACCAAAGCGGGAAGGACGCAATATGATGATGATGCTTTCGCCTAAAAAATAA
- a CDS encoding iron uptake porin — translation MNYKSWGIWLFTSMLFASIVTHTSKVWAQEIEPYIGELEQVTNVNQLKDVAPTDWAYEALRSLVDRYGCIAGFPNQTYRGSQALTRYEFAAGLNSCLNQIERLITSSETVSQEDLDKINRLTQEFEAELATIGGRVDNLESRTAFLEDHQFSTTTKLAGEVSFALSSVFGDERADGSGEIDNVPVFDYRALLNFNTSFTGSDLLQVSLSALNTTPFGSGEEEDDPNVTGTNMTRLAFDEGTDGSVEIDKAYYTFALGAQGGSEDEAEEFEGLDGEEELEEEEEEFEGAAEGKLSFVIDAVGGEFSENFTNYNEYFSEEISGAVSFFGRFNPIYYQGSEGTGATVNYDLNDAIALSVGYLAPRGNEPFEGAGLFNGTYSAIAQIGIEPTENLGLGLTYSRAYYAPDEQAVSGEAGSENANAPFGEEIPTSADHFGLQGSYQLSDRINISAWGGFSLAYAETDGENEEIEVNSGDNANIFNWAVTLAFPDLLAEGNLGGIIFGQPPKVTSNDGGEEDEDSAWHIEALYRYQVNDNISVDPGFFVVLNPENDSDNDTIWVASVRTVFEF, via the coding sequence ATGAATTATAAATCTTGGGGAATTTGGTTATTCACTTCTATGTTGTTTGCGAGTATCGTAACTCATACAAGTAAAGTGTGGGCCCAAGAAATTGAACCTTATATCGGAGAATTAGAACAAGTTACTAATGTTAATCAATTAAAAGATGTTGCTCCTACAGACTGGGCCTACGAAGCATTAAGAAGCTTAGTCGATCGCTACGGTTGCATTGCTGGTTTTCCGAATCAAACTTATCGTGGTAGTCAGGCTTTGACTCGTTATGAATTTGCTGCGGGTTTAAACTCTTGCCTCAATCAAATTGAACGATTGATTACATCTTCTGAAACAGTTAGTCAAGAAGATTTAGATAAAATTAATCGGTTAACACAAGAATTTGAAGCGGAACTAGCGACTATTGGCGGTAGAGTCGATAACTTGGAAAGTCGTACCGCTTTTTTAGAAGATCATCAATTTTCTACAACAACTAAGCTAGCAGGAGAAGTAAGTTTTGCTCTCAGCAGCGTTTTTGGTGATGAAAGAGCTGATGGTAGTGGTGAGATAGATAATGTACCCGTCTTTGACTATCGCGCGCTCTTAAATTTCAATACTAGTTTTACTGGCTCTGACTTGTTACAAGTCAGTTTAAGCGCACTTAATACTACTCCCTTTGGTTCGGGAGAGGAAGAGGATGATCCTAATGTTACTGGAACCAACATGACTCGTCTAGCCTTTGATGAAGGTACCGATGGTTCAGTGGAGATCGACAAAGCGTATTATACTTTTGCCTTAGGAGCACAAGGAGGTTCGGAAGACGAAGCAGAAGAGTTTGAAGGCTTAGACGGAGAAGAAGAATTAGAAGAGGAAGAAGAAGAGTTTGAAGGTGCAGCAGAGGGCAAATTATCTTTTGTCATTGATGCCGTTGGAGGAGAGTTCAGCGAAAACTTTACTAATTACAATGAATATTTTTCCGAAGAAATATCTGGGGCAGTTTCTTTCTTCGGACGCTTTAACCCAATTTACTATCAAGGTTCTGAAGGTACAGGGGCAACAGTTAACTACGATTTGAACGATGCGATTGCTTTATCTGTAGGTTATCTCGCCCCTCGTGGCAATGAACCCTTTGAAGGAGCTGGTTTATTTAATGGTACTTATTCAGCGATCGCCCAAATAGGAATAGAACCTACAGAAAATTTGGGGTTAGGTTTGACTTATTCACGGGCGTATTATGCACCAGATGAACAGGCAGTATCTGGGGAAGCAGGAAGTGAAAATGCTAATGCCCCCTTTGGAGAAGAAATTCCCACTTCTGCCGATCATTTTGGTTTACAAGGTAGTTATCAATTGAGTGACCGGATTAATATCTCAGCTTGGGGCGGTTTTAGCTTGGCTTATGCCGAGACAGATGGAGAAAATGAAGAGATTGAGGTAAATAGTGGCGATAATGCCAATATATTTAACTGGGCGGTTACTTTAGCTTTTCCCGACTTGCTTGCCGAAGGTAACTTGGGTGGTATTATCTTCGGACAACCACCAAAAGTAACTAGTAACGATGGTGGTGAAGAAGATGAAGATAGTGCATGGCACATCGAAGCCCTGTATCGCTATCAAGTCAACGATAATATCTCGGTCGATCCTGGCTTTTTCGTAGTTCTTAATCCTGAAAATGATAGTGACAATGATACTATTTGGGTTGCCTCAGTTCGGACAGTTTTTGAATTTTAA
- the rlmD gene encoding 23S rRNA (uracil(1939)-C(5))-methyltransferase RlmD: MNYKLQQGQIIELEITDLNTSGEGVGRYEGQVVFVPNTVTGDRLTTKIVHSKAKFARGIVEQLTAPSPHRIRPQCMVADKCGGCQWQHIESAYQREAKRQQVIQALQRIGGFADIQVQPILHTSDVLNYRNKSTYPLARSISGQVQAGYYRQGSHKLINLNQCPVQDERLHPLLKEVKQDIQERGWSIYNESIHQGKLRHLALRIGVNTGEMLLTLVTTSPKLTSIEAQAKLWLDKYPGLVGVCLNINSDRTNAILGKITHTIAGRSYLREIFAGVELHIAADTFFQINTSAAELLYQTIVDQLNLTGNETIIDAYCGIGTFSLPLAKKVRRVVGIEINYGAIQQAEKNAVLNQIKNITFHTGKVKNCLAQIKVKPDIFLLDPPRKGCDPQVIDTLLKFQSPYIVYVSCKPATLARDIQLLCKSDIYQPIYIQPVDFFPQTTHVECFVILKKQ; encoded by the coding sequence ATGAATTACAAATTGCAGCAAGGTCAAATAATCGAACTAGAGATAACTGACCTCAATACCAGTGGGGAAGGAGTAGGAAGATATGAAGGTCAAGTTGTCTTTGTCCCCAATACTGTAACGGGCGATCGCCTAACTACTAAGATCGTGCATTCTAAGGCTAAATTTGCTCGCGGCATAGTTGAGCAATTAACTGCACCATCGCCACACAGAATTCGCCCTCAATGTATGGTGGCTGATAAATGTGGTGGTTGTCAGTGGCAGCATATTGAATCTGCCTACCAAAGGGAAGCAAAACGTCAGCAGGTAATTCAAGCTTTGCAACGGATCGGTGGATTTGCAGACATCCAAGTACAACCAATTTTACATACTTCAGATGTCCTTAATTATCGTAATAAGTCAACTTATCCTTTAGCCAGATCTATTTCGGGACAAGTTCAAGCTGGCTATTATCGCCAGGGTAGTCACAAACTAATTAATCTCAATCAATGTCCCGTGCAAGATGAGCGTCTACATCCTCTACTAAAAGAAGTTAAACAAGATATTCAAGAGCGAGGATGGTCAATCTACAATGAAAGCATTCACCAGGGCAAATTACGTCATCTTGCTCTCCGAATTGGTGTTAATACAGGAGAAATGTTACTGACTTTGGTGACAACTAGTCCCAAGTTAACCAGTATCGAAGCACAAGCCAAACTTTGGTTAGATAAATATCCTGGACTAGTAGGAGTCTGCTTAAATATTAACAGCGATCGCACTAACGCTATTTTAGGCAAAATCACCCATACTATTGCCGGTAGATCTTACTTACGAGAAATATTTGCTGGTGTAGAGTTGCATATTGCGGCGGATACTTTTTTTCAAATTAATACTAGTGCCGCAGAACTACTCTATCAGACGATCGTTGACCAATTGAATTTGACGGGAAACGAAACAATAATTGATGCTTATTGTGGTATCGGTACTTTTAGTTTGCCTTTAGCCAAAAAAGTACGTCGGGTGGTGGGAATTGAAATTAACTATGGTGCAATCCAACAAGCCGAAAAAAATGCAGTCTTAAATCAAATCAAAAATATTACCTTTCATACTGGGAAAGTCAAAAATTGTCTAGCTCAAATCAAGGTTAAACCAGATATATTCCTACTCGATCCCCCCCGAAAAGGCTGCGATCCTCAAGTAATTGACACTTTATTAAAGTTTCAATCACCATATATTGTCTACGTAAGTTGTAAACCTGCGACTCTTGCTAGAGATATCCAACTTTTATGTAAATCAGATATTTATCAACCTATCTATATTCAACCTGTTGACTTTTTTCCACAAACTACTCATGTTGAATGTTTTGTCATTTTAAAAAAGCAATAA
- a CDS encoding RraA family protein, translating to MKDCLKFQDLSPTTYADALDRQQFMDIGIKALWAPIPRIAGKAYTVKCHPGDNLMLHAAIYRAEPGSIIVVEAGSIDYAVSGGNVCAIAQKQGITGFIVDGVIRDLAEVREAKFPVFARGVMPKPGVKKTLGSLNETINCGGVAVKPKDIIVADEEGIAVIPAAEQDRVYEIAQARAIKDSEQTLDQWQTQHQAKIEQILQARGFVD from the coding sequence ATGAAAGATTGTTTAAAGTTCCAAGATTTATCACCTACTACTTATGCTGATGCTTTAGATCGTCAACAGTTTATGGATATTGGCATTAAGGCTTTATGGGCTCCAATACCAAGGATTGCCGGAAAAGCCTATACAGTTAAGTGTCACCCCGGAGACAACTTAATGCTTCATGCCGCCATTTATCGAGCTGAACCAGGTTCTATTATCGTGGTTGAAGCCGGCTCGATTGACTATGCAGTCTCAGGAGGTAACGTATGTGCGATCGCTCAAAAACAGGGAATTACCGGTTTCATTGTTGATGGGGTAATTCGCGATCTGGCTGAAGTGCGAGAGGCTAAGTTTCCCGTCTTTGCCAGAGGAGTAATGCCTAAACCTGGGGTCAAAAAAACTTTGGGTTCACTAAATGAAACAATAAACTGTGGTGGAGTAGCCGTAAAACCCAAAGATATAATCGTGGCAGATGAAGAAGGAATTGCCGTTATTCCCGCTGCCGAACAAGATCGGGTATATGAGATTGCCCAAGCAAGAGCGATCAAAGATTCAGAACAAACTCTTGACCAATGGCAAACACAACACCAAGCCAAAATTGAGCAAATTCTTCAGGCACGGGGTTTTGTAGATTGA
- a CDS encoding NAD(P)H-quinone oxidoreductase subunit O, giving the protein MAKIKKGTLIRVIKEKLEGSLEAKASDVRLPDYLFNSKGEIVDLNDEYALVQFYVPTPNVWLRLDQLEVIK; this is encoded by the coding sequence ATGGCAAAGATCAAAAAAGGAACATTAATACGTGTAATCAAAGAGAAACTAGAGGGCAGTTTGGAAGCCAAAGCTAGTGATGTACGTCTTCCTGATTATTTATTTAATAGCAAAGGCGAAATTGTCGACTTGAATGACGAATATGCTTTAGTTCAATTTTATGTTCCGACTCCTAATGTTTGGCTGCGCTTAGATCAATTGGAAGTCATTAAGTAA
- a CDS encoding sulfotransferase family protein: MFTSQEKSVAKVFGIGFHKTGTKSLGKALEILGYRVCGSFSIHNPNLEEQVHQIADTLVAKYDAFQDNPWPVLYQELDRKYPGSKFILIIRPVDSWINSIVSHFGSRNTHMREWIYGVGHPKGNEKIYIERYERHNAEVIEYFKDRPNDLLVLQLNQDNLWEKICPFLEKEIPHVEFPHVNKKQNKKLARAVKNIKKNLQSFSDISQ; the protein is encoded by the coding sequence ATGTTTACTAGTCAGGAAAAAAGTGTGGCTAAAGTATTTGGCATTGGATTTCACAAAACAGGAACCAAATCATTGGGTAAGGCTCTTGAAATACTGGGATATCGAGTTTGTGGTTCATTTAGTATTCACAACCCTAATCTAGAAGAGCAAGTGCATCAAATAGCTGACACTTTAGTAGCAAAATATGATGCTTTTCAAGATAATCCTTGGCCCGTCTTATATCAAGAATTAGATCGAAAATATCCTGGCAGTAAATTCATTTTGATTATCAGACCAGTAGACAGTTGGATTAACAGTATAGTTAGTCATTTTGGCAGTCGAAATACTCATATGAGAGAGTGGATTTATGGAGTAGGACATCCCAAAGGAAACGAAAAAATATATATTGAAAGATATGAAAGGCACAATGCCGAAGTTATTGAATATTTTAAAGATAGACCGAACGATCTATTAGTACTTCAGCTTAATCAAGACAACTTATGGGAAAAAATTTGTCCTTTCCTGGAAAAGGAAATTCCTCATGTTGAATTCCCTCACGTTAATAAAAAACAGAATAAAAAGTTGGCAAGAGCTGTCAAAAATATCAAGAAAAATCTTCAAAGCTTCTCAGATATATCTCAATAA
- the def gene encoding peptide deformylase, which produces MTTVVAVEKKKLEQPPLDIHYLGDRVLRQPAKRVAKVDDNIRKIVREMLQTMYSADGIGLAAPQVGINKQLIVIDIALDQPDQPPLVLINPKIVKSSSTFCKGEEGCLSIPGVYLDVTRPEEIEVSYRNEQGKPSKLKATGLLSRAIQHEMDHLNGVMFVDRVDNNIALNEELKKRGFAVSAVKPINK; this is translated from the coding sequence ATGACCACTGTTGTTGCAGTAGAGAAAAAAAAGTTAGAACAACCACCTTTAGATATACATTATTTAGGCGATCGCGTACTACGCCAACCAGCTAAACGCGTTGCCAAAGTGGATGATAACATTCGCAAAATTGTCAGGGAAATGTTGCAAACGATGTACAGTGCTGATGGCATTGGTTTGGCAGCTCCCCAAGTAGGAATTAATAAGCAATTGATTGTGATTGATATTGCTTTGGATCAACCAGATCAGCCTCCTCTTGTGTTAATAAATCCCAAAATCGTTAAGTCTAGTAGTACATTCTGTAAAGGGGAAGAAGGATGCTTAAGCATCCCAGGAGTTTATTTAGATGTAACTCGTCCTGAAGAAATTGAAGTCTCCTATAGAAATGAGCAGGGCAAACCTAGTAAACTAAAAGCTACTGGTTTATTATCCCGTGCTATTCAACATGAAATGGATCACCTAAATGGTGTCATGTTTGTAGATCGAGTTGATAATAATATCGCTCTTAATGAAGAGTTAAAAAAGAGAGGTTTTGCTGTTAGTGCAGTTAAACCAATTAACAAGTAA
- a CDS encoding DUF1972 domain-containing protein has translation MKKHKLLILGTRGIPGNHGGFETFAERLALYLVKKGWHVTVYCQSNGEKFYRRKFYYSLWQGINLVHIPVPKNSSFWSILFDFKAAFNAVNQEGIVLTLGYNTAIFSLLYKLRNRLNVTNMDGMEWWRKKWNFLEKAWLYINERCAVWLSDHLIADHPQIKKYLRQEVKTSKPISVIPYSAQVVTKADETLLKRYCLVPRRYALVIARPEPENSILEIVSAFSQRPRNLLLVILGNYFPHKNAYHQQVLAAASDEVMFFGAIYNQEVVKSLRYYTRLYIHGHQVGGTNPSLIEALSAGSPILAHKNPFNSWVAGKDAYYFQDENDCSQKITQILDDETNIETMKQNSFARYYEEFADDRDLKAYEDLFLNRLNHK, from the coding sequence ATGAAAAAGCACAAACTATTAATACTTGGAACTCGTGGTATCCCTGGAAATCATGGTGGGTTTGAAACATTTGCTGAACGTTTGGCTCTGTACTTAGTGAAGAAGGGATGGCATGTTACAGTTTACTGTCAAAGTAATGGTGAAAAATTTTACCGTCGAAAATTTTACTACAGTCTTTGGCAGGGAATCAATCTAGTTCATATACCAGTTCCCAAAAATAGCTCTTTCTGGTCTATCTTGTTCGATTTCAAAGCGGCTTTTAATGCTGTCAATCAAGAAGGTATCGTTCTGACGCTTGGTTATAACACTGCCATTTTTTCCCTACTTTATAAGCTTAGAAACCGTCTCAATGTGACCAATATGGATGGTATGGAATGGTGGAGAAAAAAATGGAATTTCTTAGAGAAAGCTTGGCTATACATTAACGAGAGATGTGCTGTCTGGTTGAGCGATCATTTAATCGCCGATCACCCACAAATTAAGAAATACTTACGACAAGAAGTCAAAACTTCTAAGCCAATTTCCGTCATACCCTATAGTGCCCAAGTCGTAACTAAGGCGGATGAAACACTACTCAAAAGATACTGTCTCGTTCCTCGAAGATATGCATTAGTGATCGCCAGACCTGAACCAGAAAACTCGATTCTAGAAATTGTATCTGCCTTTTCCCAAAGACCGAGAAACTTACTATTAGTAATCTTGGGGAATTATTTTCCACATAAAAATGCCTATCATCAACAGGTTTTAGCAGCGGCCAGTGATGAAGTAATGTTTTTTGGAGCTATTTATAATCAAGAAGTGGTTAAATCCTTAAGATATTATACTAGGCTCTATATTCATGGACATCAAGTAGGCGGCACAAACCCTTCTCTGATAGAAGCTCTATCGGCAGGCAGCCCAATACTTGCACATAAAAATCCATTTAATTCTTGGGTGGCTGGAAAAGATGCTTACTATTTTCAAGATGAAAATGATTGTTCGCAAAAAATCACTCAAATCCTAGATGATGAAACAAATATAGAAACAATGAAACAAAATAGTTTTGCTAGATACTATGAGGAGTTTGCTGATGATCGAGATTTAAAAGCTTATGAAGATTTATTTTTGAATCGACTTAATCACAAATGA
- the pgk gene encoding phosphoglycerate kinase → MAKKTVASLTEADVSGKKVLVRADFNVPLDDSGNITDDTRIKAALPTIKDLVGKGGKVILCSHMGRPKGAVKEELRLTPVAKRLSELLGQDVTKCDDCVGDAVASTVNGMSNGQVVLLENLRFHSEETSNDPEFAKQLAANADLYVNEAFGTAHRAHASTEGVTHYLSPSVAGYLIEKELDYLQDAVDNPKRPLAAIIGGSKVSSKIGVIETLLDKCDKLLIGGGMIFTFYKARGLSVGKSLVEEDKLELAKSLEAKAKEQGVELLLPTDVVVADNFAPDANSQTVSIDNIPDGWMGLDIGPDSIKVFQDALADCNAVIWNGPMGVFEFDKFAAGTEAIAHTLAGKSDAVTIIGGGDSVAAVEKVGVAEKMSHISTGGGASLELLEGKTLPGIVALDDA, encoded by the coding sequence GTGGCGAAGAAGACTGTAGCGAGCTTAACAGAAGCCGATGTCTCTGGAAAAAAAGTTTTAGTAAGAGCCGATTTTAACGTTCCACTAGATGATAGTGGCAATATTACAGACGATACTCGCATCAAAGCTGCTTTACCAACAATTAAAGATTTGGTTGGCAAAGGTGGAAAGGTTATTTTATGTAGCCACATGGGTCGTCCCAAAGGAGCAGTAAAAGAAGAATTACGTCTGACTCCTGTTGCTAAAAGACTTTCTGAATTGTTAGGACAAGATGTGACTAAGTGTGACGACTGCGTTGGCGATGCGGTAGCTTCTACTGTTAATGGTATGAGCAATGGTCAAGTTGTACTCTTGGAAAATCTTCGTTTTCACAGCGAAGAAACTAGCAACGACCCTGAATTTGCTAAGCAATTAGCGGCTAATGCTGATTTATACGTTAACGAAGCATTTGGGACTGCTCACCGCGCTCACGCTTCCACAGAAGGGGTAACTCATTATCTAAGTCCAAGTGTTGCCGGCTACTTAATTGAAAAAGAATTAGACTATCTTCAAGATGCGGTTGATAATCCCAAACGTCCTTTAGCGGCAATTATCGGTGGTTCAAAAGTTTCTAGTAAAATTGGCGTAATTGAAACTTTACTAGACAAGTGTGACAAGCTACTAATCGGTGGTGGAATGATCTTCACTTTCTATAAAGCTCGTGGTTTAAGCGTTGGTAAGTCTTTGGTAGAAGAAGACAAACTAGAATTAGCTAAATCTCTAGAAGCGAAAGCCAAAGAGCAAGGAGTTGAATTGCTTTTACCTACTGACGTAGTAGTAGCCGATAACTTTGCCCCCGATGCTAATTCTCAGACTGTAAGTATAGATAACATTCCCGATGGCTGGATGGGATTAGATATTGGTCCTGATTCTATCAAAGTATTCCAAGATGCTCTTGCAGACTGTAATGCAGTGATTTGGAATGGTCCCATGGGTGTATTTGAATTTGATAAATTTGCTGCTGGTACAGAAGCGATCGCCCATACCTTAGCCGGCAAATCTGATGCTGTAACCATTATTGGTGGTGGTGATTCTGTGGCTGCGGTAGAAAAAGTTGGTGTTGCTGAAAAAATGAGCCATATTTCTACTGGTGGTGGTGCGAGTTTGGAACTACTTGAAGGAAAAACTCTTCCTGGTATCGTTGCACTCGATGACGCTTAA
- a CDS encoding sulfotransferase family 2 domain-containing protein, which produces MNNKFKTREMDISLIKWKIKQNLRKLLIPNKTKVFFIHIPKSGGTSIDKAIAKHYRHSYSRIEDSPSHQTAKMLYGIDIEKGESSRLLQLREQLVIYEMFKEIQYISGHVSYNTQTWEKFHQQYVYITCLRHPVKRYISNYFYNAFKESDHFKIKEDLPTFLTTPRGQEGGFEYIRYFGGISDRVDYDYTTSAAIKRAKDNLDKLAIIGFLENLEDFSLKFRHYTGTKLKISHRRKNPVSNPDIDRETMKKINKICAPDLELFEYAKKKFGRC; this is translated from the coding sequence TTGAATAATAAGTTTAAAACTAGAGAAATGGATATTTCCTTAATTAAATGGAAAATAAAACAAAATCTTCGTAAATTATTAATACCAAATAAAACCAAAGTATTTTTTATTCATATTCCTAAGTCTGGAGGAACTTCTATTGATAAGGCGATCGCTAAACATTATCGTCATAGCTATAGCAGAATTGAAGACTCTCCCTCCCATCAAACAGCTAAAATGCTTTATGGCATTGATATAGAAAAAGGTGAATCAAGTAGACTTTTACAGCTCCGCGAGCAGCTAGTTATTTATGAAATGTTCAAAGAAATTCAATACATTTCAGGTCACGTATCTTATAATACTCAAACTTGGGAAAAGTTTCATCAGCAATATGTCTACATAACTTGTTTAAGACATCCTGTGAAAAGATACATATCCAATTATTTTTATAATGCTTTTAAAGAAAGCGACCATTTCAAAATTAAGGAAGATTTACCTACTTTTTTGACTACCCCAAGAGGTCAAGAAGGCGGCTTTGAATATATAAGATATTTTGGTGGCATATCAGATCGAGTTGATTATGACTATACAACCTCAGCAGCAATTAAACGTGCCAAAGATAATCTAGATAAACTAGCAATTATAGGTTTTTTAGAAAACTTAGAGGATTTTAGCTTAAAGTTTCGACATTACACAGGAACGAAATTAAAAATATCTCATAGACGAAAAAATCCTGTAAGTAATCCTGATATAGATCGGGAAACAATGAAGAAAATCAATAAAATCTGCGCTCCCGATTTAGAGCTTTTTGAATATGCAAAAAAGAAATTCGGACGCTGCTAG
- a CDS encoding ATP-binding protein, which produces MIAIPIPWSRSNWSTMSFTSTLYLCPVLDLLLVNVSPEWRPEIRLGLQEALVNAAKHGNKLDPTKTIVVRFTVTTKEYCWVIVDQGKGFGAEHCYIPSHQHLVKQHLVKQLPKDEAENGRGFSILHEVFDYVHWNREGTQLTLSKAIVSKKEKQPSIC; this is translated from the coding sequence GTGATTGCCATCCCTATTCCTTGGAGTAGAAGTAACTGGAGTACTATGAGCTTTACTTCAACACTTTATCTCTGCCCTGTTCTTGATTTGCTGCTAGTAAATGTATCTCCAGAATGGCGACCGGAAATAAGATTAGGCTTACAAGAAGCTTTAGTCAATGCTGCTAAACATGGTAACAAGCTTGACCCTACTAAAACCATTGTTGTCCGATTTACAGTCACGACCAAAGAATATTGTTGGGTAATCGTGGATCAAGGTAAGGGCTTTGGAGCAGAGCATTGTTATATTCCTAGTCACCAGCATTTAGTTAAACAGCATTTAGTTAAACAATTACCTAAAGATGAAGCCGAAAATGGCAGAGGTTTTTCGATCTTGCATGAGGTTTTTGATTATGTGCATTGGAATCGAGAAGGAACACAATTAACCTTATCTAAAGCAATCGTTTCTAAAAAGGAAAAACAGCCTTCTATCTGCTAA
- a CDS encoding alpha/beta fold hydrolase — MTINQSWQERIGNQRDWVWRGWQTRYTYLRAKKNGAESKQPPLIFIHGFGASIEHWRNNLPVIAQSHTVYAIDLLGFGASRKADVEYSTALWTEQVHDFWQTFIGTPVILVGNSIGSLVCLTASATYPEMVKGLVMLSLPDVSVREDMLPPPVRPVVTAIENLVASPLLIKNILKIVRQPNIIRRWAGVAYPNKSAVTEELVDILSSPAYDDGAEQTLVRLSRSVRQATFAKSVRDLLPQIVIPILLIWGMQDKMIPPKQARAIAALNPNLKLVEWDNAGHCPHDEYPDKFNLLLLDWLKSI, encoded by the coding sequence TTGACTATAAATCAATCTTGGCAGGAGCGTATTGGGAACCAAAGAGACTGGGTTTGGCGAGGATGGCAAACTCGTTACACATATTTGAGGGCGAAGAAAAATGGTGCTGAAAGCAAGCAACCTCCCTTAATATTTATTCATGGCTTCGGTGCTAGTATTGAACACTGGCGTAATAACCTGCCTGTAATTGCTCAATCTCACACCGTCTATGCTATTGATTTACTAGGTTTTGGAGCCTCCAGAAAAGCAGATGTTGAATATAGTACAGCTTTATGGACAGAACAAGTACATGACTTTTGGCAAACTTTTATCGGAACCCCAGTAATCCTGGTGGGCAATTCAATTGGTTCACTAGTTTGTTTGACTGCTAGTGCTACCTATCCAGAGATGGTTAAAGGTTTAGTAATGCTGAGTCTGCCAGACGTATCGGTGCGGGAAGATATGCTCCCTCCTCCAGTTCGCCCTGTGGTGACGGCGATCGAGAATTTAGTTGCCTCTCCTTTGTTGATTAAAAATATTCTCAAAATTGTTAGACAACCGAACATAATTCGTCGTTGGGCAGGAGTGGCTTATCCTAACAAATCGGCTGTAACTGAAGAGTTAGTGGATATCTTGTCAAGCCCTGCTTATGATGATGGAGCCGAACAAACTCTAGTTCGTTTATCCCGTAGCGTTAGACAAGCCACTTTTGCTAAGTCTGTTAGAGATTTATTACCTCAGATAGTAATCCCTATACTCCTAATTTGGGGGATGCAAGATAAAATGATTCCTCCCAAGCAAGCCCGGGCGATCGCGGCTCTTAATCCTAATTTAAAGCTAGTAGAATGGGATAATGCAGGACATTGTCCTCATGACGAATATCCAGATAAGTTTAATTTGCTATTGTTAGATTGGCTTAAATCTATATAA